A genomic window from Populus alba chromosome 19, ASM523922v2, whole genome shotgun sequence includes:
- the LOC118056661 gene encoding fasciclin-like arabinogalactan protein 6 produces MATSLLSLVLLALFLSLSLHAQAQAPAAPAPAPSGPVNFTAVLVKGGQFATLISLLNKTQTFNQIENQLNSSSEGMTIFAPTDNAFNNLKAGALNALTQQQQVQLLQYHMLPKFYSLSNLLLVSNPVPTQASGQDGVWGLNFTGQSNQVNVSTGLVEVQINNALRQDSPLAVYPVDKVLLPEELFGVKPPSASPPAPATNASSSGKSNSSDTAAEPSPGKNSAGGRNVALGLIFGLGFLSMGILS; encoded by the coding sequence ATGGCtacctctctcctctctctcgtTCTCCTTGCACTCTTCCTCTCCCTCTCGCTCCATGCTCAAGCTCAAGCCCCAGCAGCACCTGCTCCGGCGCCCTCCGGCCCGGTCAACTTCACCGCAGTTCTTGTAAAGGGTGGTCAGTTCGCCACCCTCATTAGCCTTTTGAACAAGACTCAAACATTTAACCAAATTGAAAACCAGCTCAACAGCTCTTCTGAGGGCATGACTATTTTTGCCCCAACTGATAATGCCTTCAACAATCTTAAAGCTGGTGCTTTAAATGCCCTCACCCAACAACAACAAGTTCAACTTCTTCAGTACCACATGTTGCCTAAATTCTATTCTTTGAGCAATCTCTTGTTGGTCAGTAACCCTGTTCCCACCCAGGCCTCTGGCCAAGACGGTGTTTGGGGTCTTAACTTTACAGGTCAAAGCAACCAAGTCAATGTGTCAACAGGGCTTGTCGAGGTTCAAATCAACAACGCTTTAAGGCAAGATTCTCCTCTGGCAGTTTATCCCGTCGACAAAGTGTTGTTGCCTGAGGAGTTGTTTGGTGTTAAGCCACCATCTGCTTCACCTCCAGCACCGGCAACTAACGCGTCGTCATCAGGCAAGTCCAATTCATCAGATACGGCTGCAGAACCATCACCTGGTAAGAACTCAGCTGGTGGAAGGAATGTAGCATTGGGGTTGATTTTTGGGCTTGGTTTCCTTTCCATGGGAATTCTTTCTTGA